The following coding sequences are from one Melospiza melodia melodia isolate bMelMel2 chromosome 2, bMelMel2.pri, whole genome shotgun sequence window:
- the DYRK1A gene encoding LOW QUALITY PROTEIN: dual specificity tyrosine-phosphorylation-regulated kinase 1A (The sequence of the model RefSeq protein was modified relative to this genomic sequence to represent the inferred CDS: deleted 1 base in 1 codon), with amino-acid sequence MHTGGETSACKPSSVRLAPSFSFHAAGLQMAGQMSHSHQQYSDRRQQSISDQQVSALSYAEQLEQPIPLTNQRRMPQTFRDPATAPLRKLSVDLIKTYKHINEVYYAKKKRRHQQGQGDDSSHKKERKVYNDGYDDDNYDYIVKNGEKWMDRYEIDSLIGKGSFGQVVKAYDRVEQEWVAIKIIKNKKAFLNQAQIEVRLLELMNKHDTEMKYYIVHLKRHFMFRNHLCLVFEMLSYNLYDLLRNTNFRGVSLNLTRKFAQQMCTALLFLATPELSIIHCDLKPENILLCNPKRSAIKIVDFGSSCQLGQRIYQYIQSRFYRSPEVLLGMPYDLAIDMWSLGCILVEMHTGEPLFSGANEVDQMNKIVEVLGIPPTHILDQAPKARKFFEKLPDSTWNLKKTKDGKREYKPPATRKLHNILGVETGGPGGRRAGESGHTVADYLKFKDLILRMLDYDPKTRIQPYYALQHSFFKKTADEGTNTSNSVSTSPAMEQSQSSGTTSSTSSSSGGSSGTSNSGRARSDPTHQHRHSGGHFTAAVQAMDCETHSPQVRQQFPPPIGWTATEAPTQVTVENHPVQETTFHVNPQQQNALHHHHGNSSHHHHHHHHHHHHHGQQALGSRTRPRVYNSPTNSSSTQDSMEVGHSHHSMTSLSSSTTSSSTSSSSTGNQGNQAYQNRPVAANTLDFGQNGAMDMNLTVYSNPRQETGIAGHPTYQFSANTGPAHYMTEGHLAMRQGIDREESPMTGVCVQQSPVASS; translated from the exons AGGCGGATGCCCCAAACTTTTCGTGATCCAGCCACTGCTCCACTGAGGAAACTCTCCGTAGATTTGATCAAAACTTACAAGCATATTAATGAG GTTtactatgca aaaaaaaaacggcggcatcagcagggccagggagatgATTCCAGTCATAAAAAGGAGAGGAAAGTTTACAATGATGGTTATGATGATGACAACTACGACTACATTGTGAAAAATGGGGAGAAGTGGATGGACCGCTATGAGATCGACTCCTTGATAGGCAAAGGATCCTTTGGACAG GTTGTGAAGGCTTATGACCGAGTGGAGCAGGAGTGGGTGGCCATCAAAATCATCAAAAACAAGAAGGCTTTCCTAAACCAGGCCCAGATTGAAGTGAGGCTGCTCGAGCTGATGAACAAACATGACACTGAGATGAAATACTACATAG tGCATTTGAAGCGTCACTTCATGTTCAGGAACCACCTGTGCTTGGTGTTTGAGATGCTGTCCTACAACCTGTACGACCTGCTGAGGAACACCAACTTCCGCGGCGTGTCGCTCAACCTGACGCGCAAGTTCGCGCAGCAGATGTGCACGGCCCTGCTCTTCCTGGCCACCCCCGAGCTCAGCATCATTCACTGTGACCTAaaaccagagaacatcctgcTCTGCAACCCCAAAAGGAGCGCCATCAAGATCGTGGATTTTGGCAGTTCGTGTCAGCTTGGGCAGAGG ATATACCAATATATCCAGAGTCGTTTTTATCGATCACCAGAGGTGCTACTGGGAATGCCTTATGACCTTGCTATTGACATGTGGTCCCTTGGGTGTATTTTAGTCGAGATGCACACTGGAGAGCCTCTCTTTAGTGGGGCAAATGAG GTGGATCAGATGAATAAAATAGTGGAAGTTTTGGGGATTCCACCAACCCACATCCTCGACCAAGCACCCAAAGCAAGAAAGTTCTTTGAGAAGTTGCCAGATAGCACTTGGAACTTGAAGAAGACCAAAGATGGAAAAAGG GAATACAAACCACCGGCGACTCGCAAACTCCACAATATCCTGGGAGTCGAGACAGGAGGGCCGGGCGGGCGCCGTGCTGGGGAGTCAGGTCATACTGTAGCTGACTACTTGAAGTTCAAAGACCTCATCTTAAGGATGCTTGACTATGACCCCAAGACACGAATCCAGCCCTACTATGCCCTGCAGCACAGTTTCTTCAAGAAGACGGCGGACGAAGGTACCAACACGAGTAACAGCGTGTCCACGAGTCCTGCCATGGAGCAGTCACAGTCTTCAGGAACCACCTCTAGTACATCTTCGAGCTCAG GTGGATCTTCTGGCACGAGCAACAGCGGAAGGGCGCGGTCGGACCCCACGCACCAGCATCGACACAGCGGTGGGCACTTCACTGCTGCTGTGCAGGCCATGGACTGTGAGACACACAGCCCACAG GTTCGGCAGCAGTTTCCCCCTCCCATCGGTTGGACAGCCACCGAAGCTCCCACCCAGGTCACCGTGGAGAACCACCCGGTTCAGGAAACCACCTTCCACGTCAACCCTCAGCAACAGAACGCATTACACCATCACCACGGCAACagctcccaccaccaccaccatcaccaccaccaccaccaccaccatggaCAGCAAGCCTTGGGCAGCCGGACCAGGCCGAGAGTCTACAATTCTCCAACAAACAGCTCCTCCACCCAGGATTCTATGGAGGTGGGCCACAGTCACCACTCCATGACATCCCTGTCTTCCTCAACTACTTCTTCCTCTACATCTTCCTCCTCTACTGGTAACCAAGGCAATCAGGCCTATCAGAACCGCCCAGTGGCTGCTAATACCTTGGACTTTGGACAGAACGGAGCTATGGACATGAATTTAACAGTCTACTCTAATCCGCGCCAAGAAACTGGCATAGCTGGACATCCCACGTACCAGTTTTCTGCTAATACAGGTCCTGCTCATTACATGACTGAAGGACACCTTGCCATGAGGCAAGGCATTGATAGAGAAGAGTCTCCCATGACAGGAGTTTGTGTTCAGCAAAGTCCTGTGGCTAGCTCGTGA